A stretch of the Poseidonibacter parvus genome encodes the following:
- a CDS encoding ABC1 kinase family protein translates to MKYYSLLRIYRVFTFLLTVYLVIKKKDSFLFLKPLKPQRLKNTIVKLGASFIKLAQVLATRSDFFSQDYLDELKNLHDQIPPMQKDDFEEIYNIAFKDKDIFTSFENTPIASASIGQVHKAYLKNGKKVAVKLRRKGIKEQVLADIKIISFFNTLFKPLFSSYTKNSIEAVISEFSKMIVEEVSLNQEMKNLKTFKKTYKDQNVRFPKGYAKHSCDDALVMSFEEGFRFDDKENILGNNIDFKAIIANLVDFYTTQMLINGYFHADPHPGNLLVNKKGQLILLDFGMVKTVPNDKRIAIIELIKAANEQDYDTYISASKKLGTIAYEAPSSELAEFTAKMFDIFSNDNLDSESMQKLAFEVLESTRDLPFKLPSDAIYILRVSAIVEGLGTTYIENFNGVKDILPILTKNLPKALGAKESISQTITEEIKDLPFIVKDLKTVIKKASEGTLEVEVSNNQVEYITNTTRKLIKSYVISLGLIFSSMFYLLYGFEPKEVAIGLFALGFARLLYK, encoded by the coding sequence ATTAAATATTATTCATTATTAAGAATCTATAGGGTTTTTACATTTTTATTAACTGTTTATTTAGTTATAAAAAAGAAAGATAGCTTTTTATTTTTAAAGCCTTTGAAACCTCAAAGATTAAAAAATACTATTGTTAAATTAGGAGCTAGTTTTATAAAACTTGCACAAGTTCTAGCTACTAGATCTGATTTTTTTTCACAAGATTATTTAGATGAGTTAAAGAACTTACACGATCAAATTCCTCCTATGCAAAAAGATGATTTTGAAGAAATTTATAACATAGCTTTTAAAGATAAAGATATTTTTACAAGTTTTGAAAATACACCAATTGCATCTGCATCTATTGGACAAGTACATAAAGCGTACTTAAAAAATGGAAAAAAAGTAGCAGTTAAATTAAGAAGAAAAGGTATAAAAGAGCAAGTATTAGCAGATATTAAAATAATCAGTTTTTTTAATACTTTATTTAAACCATTATTTTCTTCATATACAAAAAATTCTATTGAAGCAGTAATTTCAGAGTTTTCAAAAATGATTGTAGAAGAAGTTAGTCTTAATCAAGAAATGAAAAATCTAAAGACTTTCAAAAAAACTTATAAAGATCAAAATGTAAGATTTCCAAAAGGCTACGCAAAACACTCATGTGACGATGCTTTAGTTATGAGTTTTGAAGAAGGTTTTAGATTTGATGATAAGGAAAATATTCTAGGTAATAATATAGATTTTAAAGCAATTATTGCAAACCTAGTAGATTTCTATACTACTCAAATGCTTATCAATGGATACTTTCATGCAGATCCTCATCCTGGTAATTTACTTGTGAATAAAAAAGGTCAATTAATACTTTTAGATTTTGGAATGGTTAAAACTGTACCAAATGATAAAAGAATAGCTATTATTGAGCTTATAAAAGCTGCTAACGAGCAAGATTATGACACATATATAAGTGCAAGTAAAAAACTAGGAACTATTGCTTATGAAGCTCCTAGTTCAGAGTTAGCGGAATTTACTGCAAAAATGTTTGATATTTTCTCAAATGATAATTTGGATAGTGAATCAATGCAAAAACTAGCTTTTGAAGTATTAGAAAGCACAAGAGATTTACCTTTTAAGTTACCAAGTGATGCTATTTATATTTTAAGAGTTAGTGCAATTGTTGAAGGATTAGGAACTACATATATAGAAAACTTTAATGGTGTAAAAGATATTTTACCAATACTTACAAAAAATCTTCCAAAAGCATTGGGTGCAAAAGAGTCAATATCACAAACAATAACAGAAGAGATCAAGGACTTGCCTTTTATTGTAAAAGATTTGAAAACAGTTATTAAAAAGGCTAGTGAAGGGACTTTAGAAGTTGAAGTATCAAATAACCAAGTAGAGTATATTACAAACACTACAAGAAAACTTATAAAATCTTATGTAATATCTCTAGGACTTATTTTTTCTTCAATGTTCTATTTATTGTATGGTTTTGAACCAAAAGAAGTCGCGATTGGGCTTTTTGCTTTAGGATTTGCAAGGTTATTATACAAATGA
- a CDS encoding TIGR03643 family protein produces the protein MKKLKLELNEDDKNRLIQMAWQDRTTFDAIKREFGLSENQVKNVMRTLISKPAYNRWRKRVHNRKTKHEKKVEYKPIRFQGPW, from the coding sequence ATGAAAAAATTAAAATTAGAATTAAATGAAGACGATAAAAATAGATTAATACAAATGGCATGGCAAGATAGAACTACTTTTGATGCAATTAAAAGAGAGTTTGGTCTTAGTGAAAATCAAGTTAAAAATGTAATGAGAACACTTATTTCAAAACCTGCATATAATAGATGGAGAAAAAGAGTTCATAATCGTAAAACAAAACATGAAAAGAAAGTTGAATATAAACCAATTAGATTTCAAGGGCCTTGGTAG
- a CDS encoding LysE family translocator codes for MRSFREGFMSNVLNPKTIVFYMAFLPQFISPESSALVQSMILAAFHFIIAMIWQGFLIYTICSANVFITKESVRKTLDLISGLIMMAFGVKLFMSDK; via the coding sequence ATACGCTCTTTTAGAGAAGGTTTTATGTCAAATGTACTTAACCCTAAAACCATAGTGTTTTATATGGCTTTCTTACCACAGTTTATTTCACCTGAAAGTTCAGCACTTGTACAATCAATGATATTAGCAGCCTTTCATTTTATTATCGCAATGATTTGGCAAGGCTTTTTAATATATACCATATGTTCTGCCAATGTATTTATAACAAAAGAATCCGTTAGAAAAACACTTGATTTAATCTCAGGTTTGATTATGATGGCATTTGGTGTCAAATTATTTATGTCTGACAAATAA
- a CDS encoding lipocalin family protein: MKEISLKHALKYILGLSLVLFFVGCSTKHAYLPTNKSVDLNSYKGTWYEVARFEHFFEKGCKNVTATYNLRNDEKIDVINRCTKIEDEKKKEAKGIAYAVDSTNSKLKVSFFRPFYGDYWIIDVDKNYKVALVGSPSREYLWILSREKTIDEKTKQRLLLKAESFGFDVDKFIWTIQE; this comes from the coding sequence ATGAAAGAAATTAGTTTAAAACATGCTTTAAAATACATTCTAGGCTTATCGTTAGTACTTTTTTTTGTTGGTTGTAGCACAAAACATGCATATTTACCAACAAACAAAAGCGTAGATTTAAATAGTTACAAAGGTACTTGGTATGAAGTTGCTAGATTTGAGCATTTTTTTGAAAAAGGTTGTAAAAACGTAACTGCAACATATAATCTAAGAAATGATGAGAAAATTGATGTAATCAATAGATGTACTAAAATTGAAGATGAAAAGAAAAAAGAAGCCAAAGGTATTGCATATGCAGTTGATAGTACAAACTCAAAATTAAAGGTAAGTTTCTTTAGACCTTTTTATGGAGATTACTGGATTATCGATGTAGATAAAAATTACAAAGTAGCACTTGTAGGAAGTCCATCACGTGAGTATTTATGGATTTTAAGTAGAGAAAAAACTATTGATGAAAAAACAAAACAAAGACTACTTTTAAAAGCAGAATCTTTTGGGTTTGATGTAGATAAATTTATTTGGACAATTCAAGAATAA
- a CDS encoding DASH family cryptochrome — MMNKEKLNVVVFRNNLRIDDNYALFNALKNKEKVFCLYPLEILEGTNFGFKSCGNFRKKLIFQAINELKETLGKKNIPLYCVKDISNSLKTLSAKYSIKIFYEKEVGTQELEFEQKLENFHCDSYFKQTMLEAFDIDISKSFSNFRNKVEKALKTNKMQILEPLEFEIANQKETLSLNLQDEKLEVLNENLILKGGEKVAFKRVDEYLSKYMHKYFDTRSLVDGFDNSTKFSVYLSIGCISARRVYQKLKEYESKSYESKSSYWIFFELLWRDYFHLVMKQSSNKLFLKTGLMENRSYDFSINSQKLQEFFDAKTGVDIIDAGVIELKTTGWVSNRLRQLLASYFVKNLGLDFRYGAAFFQEYLLDFSCASNYGNWAYQAGVGNDKQYRVFDPMKQSRAYKGKAYVQKYLNKEESIPSFDYAKMALKVKEEIFKIID, encoded by the coding sequence ATGATGAATAAAGAAAAATTAAATGTAGTAGTTTTTAGAAATAATCTTAGAATTGATGATAATTATGCTTTATTTAATGCTTTAAAAAATAAAGAAAAAGTATTTTGTCTTTACCCTTTAGAAATTTTAGAAGGTACAAATTTTGGTTTTAAAAGCTGTGGCAATTTTAGAAAAAAGCTAATATTTCAAGCAATAAATGAACTTAAAGAAACACTAGGGAAAAAGAACATTCCTCTTTATTGTGTAAAAGATATAAGTAATAGTTTAAAAACACTTTCTGCGAAATATTCTATTAAAATATTTTATGAAAAAGAAGTAGGTACGCAAGAATTAGAGTTTGAACAAAAACTTGAAAACTTTCATTGTGACTCTTATTTTAAGCAAACAATGCTTGAAGCTTTTGATATAGATATAAGCAAAAGTTTTAGTAACTTTAGAAATAAAGTTGAAAAAGCTTTAAAAACAAATAAAATGCAAATACTAGAACCTTTAGAGTTTGAAATAGCAAATCAAAAAGAAACACTAAGCTTAAACCTTCAAGATGAAAAATTAGAAGTATTAAATGAAAACTTAATACTAAAGGGTGGAGAAAAAGTAGCATTTAAAAGAGTAGATGAGTACTTATCAAAATATATGCATAAATACTTTGATACAAGAAGTTTAGTTGATGGTTTTGATAATTCTACAAAGTTTTCTGTTTATTTAAGTATAGGATGTATTAGTGCAAGAAGAGTGTATCAAAAGTTAAAAGAGTATGAAAGTAAAAGCTATGAGTCAAAGTCCTCTTATTGGATATTTTTTGAGCTTTTATGGCGTGATTATTTTCACTTAGTAATGAAACAAAGTTCTAATAAGCTGTTTTTAAAAACTGGTCTAATGGAAAATAGAAGCTATGACTTTAGTATAAATTCGCAAAAACTACAAGAGTTTTTTGATGCAAAAACTGGTGTTGATATTATTGATGCAGGAGTAATTGAACTAAAAACTACAGGATGGGTTTCTAATAGATTAAGACAATTACTAGCTAGCTATTTTGTAAAAAATCTTGGGCTTGATTTTAGGTATGGTGCTGCTTTTTTTCAAGAATATTTATTAGATTTTTCATGTGCTTCAAACTACGGAAATTGGGCTTATCAAGCTGGAGTTGGTAATGATAAACAATACAGAGTGTTTGATCCAATGAAGCAATCACGAGCATATAAAGGAAAAGCTTATGTGCAAAAGTATTTAAATAAAGAAGAATCAATACCAAGTTTTGATTATGCTAAAATGGCATTAAAAGTTAAAGAAGAGATATTTAAAATCATAGATTAA
- a CDS encoding cryptochrome/photolyase family protein: MNIFLLYPHQLFENIEKLRGFKILLIEEPLFFTQYKFHIQKLVMHRASMKFYQNYLEQNDIEVQYCGNENYLDDYTDENITIYDVVDDWLIKKISKNLKNLTILDNPNFLNPKDENRFFHKYYINRRKDLELFCPNGKPEGGKWSFDEQNRKKMPKDEFLPLKLVFENEYIIEAKNYCKKFDSFGCCDEFLYPVTFDEAKANLGYFLENKFSKYGTYQDAIVKDGKFLFHSNISSSLNIGLLDLNHVIEKSSQVDVPFNAKEGFIRQVIGWREFMLSIYKSSHVQLRTTNFFEFKNKMPKKILEAKSLITPLDDVIKKLDKTSYNHHIERLMILGNIFLLLEIDPNDVYEFFMSSYIDAYDWVMVGNVYGMSGFSDGGSITTKPYISSSNYIVKMSNDYKKSEAWCKIMDGLYWRFLNKYKELFKNNIRMRMQLAILEKMPEEKLQNHLQIAEDYLKELYDE; the protein is encoded by the coding sequence ATGAATATATTTTTACTCTACCCTCACCAACTTTTTGAAAATATAGAGAAATTAAGAGGTTTCAAAATTTTACTTATTGAAGAGCCTCTTTTTTTTACACAGTACAAATTCCATATTCAAAAACTAGTAATGCATAGAGCTTCTATGAAGTTCTATCAAAACTACTTAGAGCAAAATGATATAGAAGTTCAATATTGCGGAAATGAAAACTATTTAGACGACTACACAGATGAAAACATAACAATATATGATGTAGTTGATGATTGGCTTATTAAAAAAATCTCTAAAAACTTAAAAAACTTAACAATACTAGATAATCCAAATTTTTTAAATCCAAAAGATGAAAATAGATTTTTTCATAAATACTATATAAACAGAAGAAAAGATTTAGAACTGTTTTGTCCAAATGGAAAACCAGAAGGCGGAAAGTGGAGTTTTGATGAACAAAACAGAAAAAAGATGCCAAAAGATGAGTTTTTACCATTAAAACTAGTTTTTGAAAATGAATATATAATTGAAGCAAAAAACTATTGTAAAAAATTTGATAGTTTTGGCTGCTGTGATGAGTTTTTATATCCTGTAACTTTTGATGAAGCTAAGGCAAACTTAGGATACTTTTTAGAAAATAAGTTTTCTAAATATGGAACTTATCAAGATGCCATTGTAAAAGATGGAAAGTTTTTATTTCACTCAAATATCTCATCAAGTTTAAATATTGGGCTATTAGATTTAAATCATGTTATTGAAAAAAGTAGCCAAGTTGATGTACCTTTTAATGCAAAAGAAGGTTTTATAAGACAAGTTATTGGATGGAGAGAGTTTATGCTTTCTATTTATAAATCTTCTCATGTCCAATTAAGAACTACAAACTTTTTTGAATTTAAAAATAAAATGCCAAAAAAAATACTTGAAGCAAAAAGCTTAATAACTCCACTTGATGATGTGATTAAAAAACTTGATAAAACTTCATATAATCATCATATAGAAAGACTTATGATTTTAGGAAATATATTCTTACTTTTAGAAATAGACCCAAATGATGTTTATGAGTTTTTTATGAGTTCATATATAGATGCTTATGATTGGGTTATGGTTGGAAATGTCTATGGTATGAGTGGCTTTAGTGATGGAGGAAGTATTACTACAAAACCATATATTAGCTCAAGTAATTATATTGTAAAAATGTCAAATGATTATAAAAAAAGTGAAGCCTGGTGTAAGATTATGGATGGACTTTATTGGAGATTTTTAAATAAATACAAAGAGCTTTTTAAAAATAATATTAGAATGAGAATGCAACTAGCCATTTTAGAAAAAATGCCAGAAGAAAAACTTCAAAATCATTTACAAATTGCAGAAGATTATTTAAAAGAGTTATATGATGAATAA
- a CDS encoding ABC transporter substrate-binding protein → MTKINLALEWFLNPDHLPMIVGLQKGEYKKANIDLNIIVPKEHYDGFEELSKGSIDIHCNEPIHLFEHYFTGIKSLGCFFETRGGVMIRKTSIMKLINNEKIKITTPAANEITNKIGFEILKRYAKKEGFALDRKNVEFIETDFWHIQNMKNNHSFDGAWLCFYNFEGIEAEHENFENLFIDQNLSPYPNFSALEFITSSKILEEKSELMDKIIEDTIPRLKSEINSNKDKWLDLSHFLEELKVIKLSKENYNNIW, encoded by the coding sequence ATGACAAAGATTAATCTAGCTTTAGAATGGTTTTTAAATCCAGACCATTTACCTATGATTGTAGGTTTACAAAAAGGTGAATACAAAAAAGCAAATATAGACTTAAATATAATTGTTCCAAAAGAACATTATGATGGTTTTGAAGAATTAAGCAAAGGTTCAATCGATATTCATTGTAATGAGCCTATTCATCTTTTTGAACACTATTTTACTGGTATTAAATCACTTGGTTGTTTCTTTGAAACAAGAGGTGGTGTTATGATTAGAAAAACTAGTATTATGAAGTTAATCAATAATGAGAAAATAAAAATTACAACACCAGCAGCTAATGAAATAACAAATAAAATTGGCTTTGAAATACTAAAAAGATATGCAAAAAAAGAAGGTTTTGCCCTAGATAGAAAAAATGTAGAGTTTATAGAAACAGATTTCTGGCATATCCAAAATATGAAGAATAACCATAGTTTCGATGGAGCTTGGCTATGTTTTTATAATTTTGAAGGAATTGAAGCTGAACATGAAAACTTTGAAAATCTTTTTATTGATCAGAATCTTTCTCCTTATCCTAATTTTTCTGCCTTAGAATTTATTACAAGTTCTAAGATTTTAGAAGAAAAAAGTGAATTAATGGATAAAATCATTGAAGATACAATTCCTAGATTAAAGAGTGAGATTAATTCAAATAAAGATAAATGGCTTGATTTATCACATTTCTTAGAAGAGCTTAAAGTTATAAAACTAAGCAAAGAAAACTACAATAATATTTGGTAA